The proteins below are encoded in one region of Thermococcus peptonophilus:
- a CDS encoding ArsR/SmtB family transcription factor produces MDDLRTQLEELKKRLEVLEENIDPVDELMLSIKARLKKRLEGGALPGIDEEKASKILKALANPDRIRILKMLAEGPMGFKEIKEALGVESPTVSHHLKLLVRTGMVKKGEKYELSSNGRLFLRLLEIITALEEVEE; encoded by the coding sequence ATGGACGATTTGAGAACCCAGCTGGAGGAGCTAAAGAAGCGGCTGGAGGTGCTTGAGGAGAACATTGATCCCGTGGACGAGCTCATGCTCTCGATAAAGGCCCGTCTCAAAAAGCGGCTTGAAGGAGGGGCCTTACCCGGAATAGATGAGGAAAAAGCCTCGAAGATCCTCAAGGCTCTCGCCAACCCCGACAGGATAAGGATTCTGAAGATGCTGGCGGAGGGGCCGATGGGCTTCAAGGAGATCAAGGAAGCCCTCGGGGTAGAGAGCCCAACAGTTTCTCACCACCTCAAGCTCCTCGTGAGGACTGGAATGGTGAAGAAAGGAGAGAAGTATGAGCTTTCGTCTAACGGGCGTTTGTTTTTGCGCCTGCTTGAAATTATCACGGCACTTGAGGAGGTGGAAGAATGA
- a CDS encoding 2-phosphoglycerate kinase, translated as MIIVTDSERRVRLPFSRGILTRSITLAGIDVGIAYAIATEVQKELERKGKKSVTTDEIRELTYQKLLEKGLREEAKRYLFWRELRKRKVRLTVLLGGATGVGKSTIATELAFRLGIRSIIGTDTIREVMRKIIAKELLPDIHVSSFLAENVVKAPRNSDPLIYGFETQVKHVSVGIKAVLERARREGLNTLIEGIHVVPGFVEPREDEFMYIIAVLKKEHLIAHFYERARYSQRNAEKYVKHVDRIMRIQEYLVERAREHGIPVIENVELESTVSTILADMMKKLEEKGV; from the coding sequence ATGATTATAGTAACGGACAGTGAGAGGAGGGTTAGGCTCCCCTTCTCAAGGGGTATACTCACACGCTCTATAACGCTCGCTGGAATAGATGTGGGTATAGCCTACGCCATAGCCACTGAGGTTCAGAAGGAGCTCGAACGGAAGGGGAAGAAGTCGGTAACCACCGACGAGATAAGGGAACTGACATACCAGAAGCTCCTTGAAAAAGGTCTTAGAGAGGAGGCTAAGAGGTATCTCTTCTGGCGCGAGCTGAGGAAGAGAAAGGTCAGGCTGACGGTTCTTCTTGGCGGAGCAACCGGAGTTGGGAAGTCCACGATAGCGACCGAGCTGGCCTTCAGGCTTGGGATACGGAGCATAATCGGGACTGACACGATAAGGGAGGTTATGAGGAAAATAATAGCCAAGGAGCTTCTCCCAGACATCCACGTTTCTTCCTTCCTTGCCGAAAATGTAGTAAAAGCCCCCAGAAACTCTGACCCGCTCATCTACGGCTTTGAGACCCAGGTTAAGCACGTTTCAGTTGGAATAAAGGCCGTCCTCGAGAGAGCAAGGAGGGAAGGTCTAAACACCCTGATAGAGGGCATCCACGTCGTTCCCGGCTTTGTTGAGCCAAGAGAAGACGAGTTTATGTACATAATCGCGGTGCTGAAGAAAGAGCACCTCATAGCCCACTTCTACGAGCGCGCCCGATACTCCCAGAGGAACGCAGAAAAGTACGTTAAACACGTGGACAGGATAATGCGCATCCAGGAGTACCTTGTTGAGCGGGCAAGAGAGCATGGAATCCCCGTTATTGAGAACGTGGAGCTTGAGAGCACCGTTTCCACGATTCTCGCTGACATGATGAAAAAGCTGGAAGAAAAGGGAGTTTAG
- a CDS encoding CobW family GTP-binding protein, with translation MRVVLIDGEHYPDVTRWAIQKLGDVCCAVFLGGTEKIGSLKALEEKIGVPLYHSPNYLDSLKRAVIENDANEVVDLSDEPVLTYEDRFRIASLCMFLGVTYRGADFTFTPKPLKKPRKPSISIIGTGKRVGKTAVSGFVARTLKEVARPVIVTMGRGGPEEPELIDGEKIEITPQFLLKVAEEGKHAASDHFEDALTSGVTTIGCRRCGGGMAGFPFFDVVDRGVELAESLPHDLIILEGSGATFPAYRADAYILIIGGRQKTEFLRGYFGPFRIALADLIVVTMSDEISPEKREEIRKIVEKINPKADLHFTAFLPRPLGKVSGKRLGLVMTSQSALPKAKEHLEKLGAEVVATSGNLSNRLKLREDLEKFRGIDAVAVELKAAAVDVVTKWALERGIGVIYLDNEPVNIDGKDLRKSVLELGKRVLGRRP, from the coding sequence ATGAGGGTCGTTCTCATAGACGGCGAACACTATCCAGATGTTACTAGATGGGCAATTCAGAAGCTTGGTGATGTCTGCTGTGCTGTTTTCTTAGGAGGAACAGAGAAGATAGGCAGTTTAAAGGCGCTCGAGGAAAAAATCGGCGTTCCTCTATACCATTCTCCCAACTATCTGGATTCACTCAAGAGAGCGGTCATCGAGAACGACGCTAATGAAGTTGTCGATTTAAGTGACGAACCAGTCCTGACGTACGAAGACCGGTTTAGAATAGCTTCTCTCTGCATGTTCCTAGGGGTTACTTACAGGGGAGCCGATTTTACTTTCACGCCGAAACCACTAAAGAAACCCAGAAAGCCAAGCATATCAATCATAGGAACAGGGAAGAGGGTTGGAAAGACAGCTGTTAGCGGGTTTGTGGCGAGAACCCTCAAAGAAGTTGCACGCCCGGTCATCGTGACGATGGGCAGAGGAGGCCCTGAAGAGCCCGAACTCATAGACGGCGAGAAAATTGAGATAACCCCCCAGTTCCTTCTCAAAGTAGCGGAGGAAGGGAAACATGCTGCCTCGGATCACTTTGAGGACGCTTTGACTTCAGGGGTGACGACCATCGGTTGCCGGAGATGTGGCGGTGGAATGGCGGGCTTCCCATTCTTTGACGTTGTGGACAGAGGTGTTGAGCTCGCTGAGAGCCTTCCCCATGACCTCATAATCCTCGAGGGAAGCGGGGCAACGTTCCCAGCCTACAGGGCTGATGCGTACATTCTCATAATCGGCGGAAGGCAGAAAACGGAGTTCCTGCGGGGCTACTTCGGGCCGTTTAGAATAGCTCTCGCAGACTTGATAGTCGTAACCATGTCCGACGAAATAAGCCCTGAGAAGAGAGAAGAAATCAGAAAAATCGTTGAGAAAATAAACCCAAAAGCTGATTTGCACTTCACGGCGTTCCTTCCAAGGCCCCTGGGCAAGGTTTCTGGCAAAAGGCTCGGTTTAGTCATGACATCTCAGAGCGCATTACCCAAGGCTAAGGAACACCTTGAGAAGCTTGGGGCAGAGGTCGTTGCAACTTCAGGAAACCTATCGAACAGGCTGAAGCTGAGAGAAGACCTAGAGAAGTTTAGAGGTATCGATGCCGTGGCGGTGGAGCTCAAGGCGGCGGCCGTTGATGTGGTGACGAAGTGGGCGCTGGAGAGGGGCATCGGGGTTATATACCTTGACAACGAACCCGTGAATATAGACGGCAAAGACCTGAGGAAATCAGTCTTGGAGCTTGGAAAAAGAGTCCTGGGGAGGAGACCATGA
- a CDS encoding MFS transporter, with amino-acid sequence MSLNKNFWLFAVGRFVSQLGWAVQDVALPLYVLDKTHSGGMMTAFILAEMIPALIVMPFAGVVGDRYNRKKLMVWFDIARGILLFSVLAFDLLGLSQLIVVQVIMAVMGAFFGSATSAMFPDLVEPDELERANSVTSSMNILARLVGPALGGFIYAVGGIRLAILINAASFFGSGLFEAFIRYGWKTRELESFSQVIDDLREGISYLLSNRYLRTLMFFALFMIAFGQPFGAVLMPYSFREVLKFSSYQFGLLESAFMLGALAGNMLVGIKFGRKAGRYLFHALLLNGVMILLFTWAISPLSSLDKTGAFLFLATINVIWGAIEALFNVPLNAKIQRAVPSELRGRVFSAMAVMMHASGPLGLLAVGPLLDRFPAWKVALGLWTGMGIVVAYFWVRHKDVLLADVGDGDGKERNGSQEIT; translated from the coding sequence ATGAGCCTCAACAAGAACTTCTGGCTCTTCGCGGTGGGACGCTTTGTTTCCCAGCTCGGTTGGGCGGTTCAGGACGTCGCTTTACCCCTCTATGTCCTGGACAAGACCCACAGCGGGGGCATGATGACGGCGTTCATCTTAGCTGAGATGATCCCGGCTCTGATAGTCATGCCCTTCGCCGGGGTTGTTGGAGACCGCTACAACCGAAAGAAGTTGATGGTCTGGTTCGATATTGCAAGGGGGATCCTCCTCTTCAGCGTTCTGGCCTTTGACCTGCTGGGGCTGAGCCAGCTTATAGTCGTTCAGGTTATAATGGCCGTCATGGGGGCGTTTTTCGGCTCGGCAACGAGTGCGATGTTCCCCGACTTGGTAGAGCCTGACGAGCTTGAGAGGGCAAACTCGGTTACCTCCTCAATGAACATACTAGCTAGGCTGGTTGGCCCCGCCCTCGGCGGCTTCATCTACGCGGTGGGCGGAATAAGGCTGGCAATTCTCATCAACGCGGCCAGCTTCTTCGGCTCCGGCCTGTTCGAGGCGTTCATAAGGTACGGGTGGAAGACGAGAGAGCTTGAGAGCTTCTCCCAGGTTATAGACGATTTGAGGGAGGGGATCTCCTACCTGCTCTCGAACAGGTATCTGAGAACGCTCATGTTCTTTGCCCTGTTTATGATAGCTTTTGGCCAGCCTTTCGGGGCCGTTCTCATGCCCTATTCCTTCAGGGAAGTTCTGAAGTTCTCCAGCTACCAGTTCGGCCTCCTGGAGAGCGCGTTCATGCTCGGGGCCCTCGCCGGGAACATGCTGGTTGGTATAAAATTCGGCAGAAAAGCCGGAAGATACCTCTTCCACGCCCTCCTCCTGAACGGGGTCATGATACTCCTCTTCACCTGGGCGATAAGTCCTCTCTCCTCCCTGGATAAAACGGGGGCATTCCTCTTCCTGGCAACGATAAACGTCATCTGGGGGGCCATAGAGGCCCTCTTCAACGTCCCGCTAAACGCCAAGATACAGAGAGCCGTCCCGAGCGAGCTCAGGGGGAGGGTGTTTTCGGCCATGGCGGTTATGATGCACGCTTCCGGTCCGCTCGGCCTCTTGGCGGTCGGGCCGCTCCTCGACAGGTTTCCGGCCTGGAAGGTTGCCCTCGGCCTCTGGACTGGAATGGGGATTGTCGTTGCCTACTTCTGGGTGAGACACAAGGATGTCCTGCTGGCCGATGTGGGAGATGGAGATGGAAAAGAGAGGAACGGGAGCCAAGAGATTACTTGA
- a CDS encoding translation initiation factor eIF-2B alpha/beta/delta subunit family protein (eIF-2BA; catalyzes the binding of GTP to IF2), with amino-acid sequence MLPPKIRSLLEDMRVERIRGASWMAQKGAEAYLLLADLLEGNELKNALQEMREELPKVNPTMASLYNLVRFIPVTDDPYLLKSRAEEFLKLIHEAKKEIGNIGSELIDNGDVVITHSFSSAVLEVFASAKMKGRSFRVILTESAPDFEGLALANELSALGISYEVITDAQVGLFSKEATLALVGADNVTRDGAVINKAGTYPLALACYDNSVPFYVAAESFKFHPELNSGDVELVERPYARNGHRVRNILFDVTPWKYIRGIITELGILVPPKEI; translated from the coding sequence ATGCTCCCCCCTAAAATAAGGTCTCTTCTTGAAGACATGCGGGTTGAGCGGATTCGGGGCGCCAGCTGGATGGCGCAGAAAGGGGCAGAAGCGTATCTTCTCCTGGCCGATCTGCTTGAAGGGAACGAGCTGAAGAACGCCCTCCAAGAAATGAGGGAGGAACTTCCCAAGGTTAACCCAACGATGGCGTCTCTGTACAACCTTGTCCGGTTTATCCCGGTAACTGATGATCCATATCTCCTGAAATCCCGGGCTGAGGAGTTTCTGAAGCTTATACACGAGGCAAAAAAGGAGATTGGCAACATTGGAAGTGAGCTGATTGACAACGGGGACGTTGTGATAACCCACTCCTTCTCCTCCGCGGTTCTCGAAGTATTCGCCTCCGCGAAGATGAAGGGACGGTCTTTCAGGGTTATTCTCACCGAAAGTGCCCCGGATTTCGAGGGGCTGGCGCTTGCGAACGAGCTTTCAGCCCTTGGCATCAGCTATGAGGTGATAACCGACGCTCAAGTCGGGTTGTTTTCGAAGGAGGCAACACTGGCGCTGGTTGGTGCCGACAACGTGACGCGTGACGGTGCGGTCATAAACAAAGCTGGTACCTATCCCCTAGCTCTGGCCTGCTATGACAACAGTGTCCCATTCTATGTCGCGGCAGAAAGCTTCAAGTTCCACCCAGAGCTAAATAGTGGGGACGTGGAATTAGTAGAAAGGCCCTATGCTAGAAATGGTCACAGGGTCAGAAACATCCTTTTTGACGTTACCCCCTGGAAGTACATCAGGGGAATCATAACAGAACTCGGAATTCTCGTTCCGCCAAAGGAAATATGA
- a CDS encoding DNRLRE domain-containing protein yields the protein MKRSALVLMVLLLLSIIPAWAVKPVTAAQTSVQLSPTDDAYVTDGDPTSNFGSYYGLYVGTYYQDHSNYRAYLKFDLSGLPENAVIVSATLHAYTYSGSYSKDVNISVYAVQDDSWNESTITWDTKPPEGQWLDRDLVDPAGDHWSVWNVTEFVKSEFNGDKIVSFVLISDSEGKLTERISYNSKESKYTDERPYLEIIYEVPEGPQYQPIKEIRDNWVDGKFVITSGIVIGTRTTGFFIQNGTEPNSGIYVYTGSTPNVEVGDIVQVNGTTDTWKGLYEITDPTYKVVGKTELPEPVLIKADDMDDRYQSMLVKLEWVKVEDFDGKAVIISDDTGSLLLYDYYGIMDVTPGKRLEYVVGIGYKYNVIEVYPIDYKVYVPPIRIASLNASTPLTEGITGAFSVTILNNGTLANNVTLTVKMNDEIVVNVTRELQSEEEYTHMFYYTPRKAGTLKVEVNLYDDTNSLLDSLIYEFVVNPNPNSVAFGLLIRYSNEYQKDLSDLNGLYANFTEVVTKLRDYGVNFDPKLAKKIEQINENYEIVNEEYTLYNTFLSSAGTSGFYLSPMIHIRKALFLGWEVKEQILEILPTLEAALEKIEEEMAQPAPSPAPENETATNQTEVPVNQTTPAPSTNVTTNITISIPSVLIDASHNQYYVNKVGVNSLIDKIKSELNWDVEISYEPLTYDRIKDYDVVVILNPANDLTDEEISALREYVEEGGGLIVAGDWYKYVNPSLNKLLEGYGITFEITELMDDDHNSGRPYYPYVGVYNRNIPITKFIPDGHEMYYNGNTLRVSGDAVWVIRAFETSYAVDADGNVVHEKGSQPIVAAAVEVGKGRIVAYGSSKGFSDSYGGRYIESTWPFIKGALLWLAGEI from the coding sequence GTGAAACGGTCTGCACTGGTACTGATGGTTCTGTTGTTGCTGAGCATAATCCCCGCGTGGGCGGTTAAACCAGTGACTGCAGCTCAAACAAGTGTACAGCTCAGCCCTACGGACGATGCGTACGTTACAGACGGTGACCCCACTTCAAACTTTGGCTCGTATTATGGTCTATATGTCGGGACTTACTACCAAGACCACTCCAATTATAGAGCTTACCTAAAATTCGATCTATCAGGCCTCCCAGAAAACGCAGTTATCGTGAGTGCAACGTTGCATGCGTACACATACAGTGGTTCCTACTCTAAGGACGTTAATATCAGCGTTTACGCGGTTCAGGACGACAGCTGGAATGAGAGCACGATAACCTGGGATACCAAACCTCCTGAGGGACAGTGGCTTGATAGAGACCTTGTAGATCCAGCTGGAGATCACTGGTCTGTTTGGAATGTTACGGAGTTTGTTAAATCCGAATTCAACGGTGACAAGATCGTTAGTTTTGTCCTGATATCTGACTCTGAGGGCAAACTAACCGAACGCATTAGTTACAACTCGAAAGAGAGCAAATACACAGACGAACGTCCATATCTTGAAATCATCTACGAAGTTCCCGAAGGGCCACAGTACCAGCCAATCAAAGAGATAAGGGATAACTGGGTGGATGGAAAGTTCGTCATCACCAGCGGCATTGTGATTGGTACAAGGACTACTGGTTTCTTCATCCAGAACGGCACAGAACCCAACAGCGGCATATACGTTTACACTGGAAGCACCCCTAACGTCGAGGTCGGCGACATTGTCCAGGTGAATGGAACAACGGACACCTGGAAGGGCCTCTACGAGATAACAGATCCCACGTATAAAGTAGTCGGCAAGACGGAGCTTCCAGAACCGGTTCTGATCAAAGCTGACGACATGGACGACCGCTACCAGAGCATGCTGGTAAAGCTCGAGTGGGTAAAGGTCGAGGACTTTGATGGGAAAGCTGTTATAATAAGCGACGACACCGGTTCTCTGCTCCTCTACGACTACTACGGGATAATGGACGTAACCCCCGGAAAGAGGCTCGAATACGTTGTTGGGATTGGATACAAGTACAATGTGATAGAGGTGTACCCAATTGATTACAAAGTTTATGTACCCCCCATCAGGATAGCATCTCTTAACGCTTCGACACCACTTACAGAGGGCATAACCGGGGCATTTTCAGTTACTATACTCAACAACGGCACTCTAGCAAACAACGTAACCCTTACTGTCAAAATGAACGACGAGATTGTCGTCAACGTAACAAGAGAACTACAGTCAGAGGAAGAGTACACCCACATGTTCTACTATACCCCCAGAAAGGCCGGAACCCTGAAGGTGGAAGTCAACTTATACGACGACACAAACAGCCTGCTGGACTCCCTGATATACGAGTTTGTTGTAAACCCGAACCCCAATTCAGTGGCATTCGGTCTCCTCATCAGGTACTCCAACGAGTACCAGAAGGATCTCTCTGACCTTAACGGACTATATGCTAACTTCACAGAAGTCGTCACGAAGCTCAGGGACTATGGAGTAAACTTCGATCCGAAGCTTGCAAAGAAAATAGAGCAGATAAACGAGAACTACGAGATAGTGAACGAGGAATACACCCTATACAACACGTTCCTATCATCGGCTGGAACTTCAGGATTCTATCTCTCACCAATGATCCACATAAGGAAGGCCCTCTTCCTCGGATGGGAAGTCAAAGAGCAGATTCTCGAAATCCTCCCAACACTAGAGGCAGCATTGGAGAAGATCGAGGAAGAAATGGCCCAACCGGCTCCATCACCAGCTCCCGAAAATGAAACAGCAACCAACCAGACTGAAGTGCCGGTTAACCAGACCACCCCAGCTCCTTCAACCAACGTAACGACTAACATAACAATAAGCATACCTTCCGTCCTCATCGATGCCTCCCACAACCAGTACTACGTTAACAAGGTTGGTGTCAACAGCCTGATAGACAAAATAAAGAGTGAGCTTAACTGGGACGTCGAGATCAGCTACGAGCCGCTCACCTACGACAGGATAAAGGACTACGATGTCGTCGTTATACTCAATCCAGCGAACGATCTAACCGACGAAGAGATTTCAGCCCTGAGAGAATACGTCGAGGAAGGCGGTGGGCTGATAGTCGCTGGCGACTGGTACAAGTATGTAAACCCGAGCCTCAACAAGCTCCTCGAGGGCTACGGCATTACCTTTGAGATTACAGAGCTCATGGACGACGATCACAACAGCGGCAGGCCTTACTACCCATACGTCGGTGTGTACAACAGAAACATTCCAATCACAAAGTTCATCCCAGATGGACATGAGATGTACTACAATGGAAACACTCTGAGGGTATCAGGAGACGCCGTATGGGTCATTAGGGCCTTTGAAACGTCATATGCCGTTGATGCTGACGGAAACGTTGTGCACGAGAAAGGCAGCCAGCCGATTGTAGCAGCTGCAGTCGAAGTCGGAAAGGGCAGGATTGTGGCATACGGTTCTAGTAAGGGCTTCAGCGACAGCTACGGCGGAAGGTACATCGAGAGCACATGGCCGTTCATAAAAGGTGCTCTCCTCTGGCTCGCTGGAGAGATTTGA
- a CDS encoding cob(I)yrinic acid a,c-diamide adenosyltransferase, with product MPITTKTGDKGLTGLFTGDRVAKFSPIMEANGTIDELDSFIGEAKHYVLEGMVEILEKIQIQLYDLMAELASKGKYSKVGEEEVKWLEELIHQYEDEVQLKSFVLPGSTIASAKLDVCRAIARRAERNVAKLVLDYGFGHNALVYLNRLSDLLYIMARAIEKREGKLKEVK from the coding sequence ATGCCCATAACAACAAAAACCGGGGATAAGGGTCTGACAGGTCTCTTCACCGGTGACCGAGTGGCGAAGTTCTCACCGATCATGGAGGCAAACGGGACGATAGACGAACTTGACAGCTTCATCGGCGAGGCGAAGCACTACGTTCTAGAGGGGATGGTTGAAATTCTTGAGAAAATCCAGATTCAGCTCTACGACCTAATGGCTGAGCTCGCTAGCAAGGGAAAGTATTCTAAGGTCGGAGAGGAGGAGGTGAAGTGGCTTGAAGAACTCATCCACCAGTATGAAGATGAAGTCCAGCTCAAGTCCTTTGTCCTGCCCGGCTCAACAATAGCCAGCGCAAAGCTCGATGTGTGCAGGGCAATAGCGAGGAGGGCCGAGAGGAATGTTGCGAAGCTCGTCCTCGACTATGGCTTCGGCCATAACGCACTCGTATACCTCAACAGGCTCAGCGACCTGCTCTACATAATGGCGAGGGCGATTGAGAAGAGAGAGGGGAAGCTGAAAGAGGTCAAGTAA
- a CDS encoding DUF4097 family beta strand repeat-containing protein, with protein MIFENVKEVDVSAVNGKVEIEGWENDHAEVSYTVHGDARVEINRRGGKLVIKEKPKKRFFNMLGKSGWAEIIVKVPRNVPVIASSVNGEIRARNVSFEKVSTVNGRIEVEDCKAGEISNVNGRVKAHLALAKSLKASSVNGPMEVEIEELEGNAKISTVNGSITLSLSDFCDARIRTSRVNGAVTFEGTDPENPVIGTGEFEVKVSTVNGNIVVRRIYYPLFFAHPARKVEGE; from the coding sequence ATGATCTTTGAAAACGTGAAGGAAGTCGATGTATCTGCCGTGAACGGCAAGGTGGAGATTGAAGGCTGGGAGAACGACCACGCGGAGGTAAGCTACACTGTCCACGGGGACGCTAGGGTGGAGATCAACCGGAGGGGAGGGAAGCTCGTCATCAAGGAGAAGCCGAAGAAGAGGTTCTTCAACATGCTCGGAAAGAGCGGCTGGGCCGAGATTATCGTCAAGGTTCCGAGGAATGTCCCCGTCATTGCATCCAGCGTGAACGGGGAGATAAGGGCGAGGAACGTCTCCTTTGAGAAGGTCTCAACGGTAAACGGCAGGATAGAGGTTGAAGACTGCAAAGCAGGAGAGATAAGCAACGTGAACGGAAGGGTAAAAGCTCACTTAGCGCTCGCGAAATCCCTGAAGGCGAGCAGCGTCAACGGTCCGATGGAAGTCGAGATAGAGGAGCTAGAGGGAAACGCAAAGATAAGCACTGTGAACGGGAGCATTACTCTTTCCCTCTCGGACTTCTGCGACGCGAGGATAAGAACCAGTCGCGTGAACGGGGCGGTAACCTTTGAGGGCACTGATCCCGAGAATCCCGTTATCGGCACGGGCGAGTTCGAGGTCAAGGTCAGCACGGTGAACGGCAACATTGTTGTGAGAAGGATTTACTATCCTCTCTTTTTTGCTCATCCTGCGCGGAAGGTAGAAGGGGAGTGA
- a CDS encoding RAD55 family ATPase has translation MITARISTGIPGLDIMLNGGLIPGRTYLVKGAPGTGKTTLAMHFAMAGVSNGESVLYITLEEPGENIKQDFSRMGFDVYNDNFTLIDATPTTEHYVLVEDFFESFAKNLNKLTDAIKEQFKTRRYSRVVVDPITMLKFATSDELEYRKAFLTFVKTMMRLKTTVIITAESKQADIEEYLVNGVIELEIFQKEGRLERALKITKFRGSGFDNVIRPYEITERGMVVYPDKSVV, from the coding sequence ATGATAACTGCCAGAATCTCTACAGGGATACCGGGTCTGGATATAATGCTCAATGGGGGATTAATTCCTGGCAGAACCTATCTAGTAAAGGGCGCTCCTGGAACCGGCAAGACCACCCTTGCGATGCACTTTGCTATGGCCGGAGTCTCCAACGGGGAAAGTGTTCTTTACATAACCCTAGAGGAGCCTGGGGAGAACATAAAGCAGGACTTCAGCAGAATGGGATTTGATGTGTATAATGATAACTTCACGTTGATAGATGCTACCCCCACTACCGAGCACTACGTCCTCGTTGAGGACTTCTTTGAATCCTTTGCAAAGAACCTCAACAAGCTCACGGATGCCATTAAAGAGCAGTTCAAAACGAGGCGCTATTCCAGGGTTGTAGTTGATCCTATAACCATGCTGAAGTTTGCGACTTCGGATGAACTTGAGTATAGAAAGGCTTTCCTCACCTTTGTTAAAACCATGATGAGGCTTAAGACTACTGTAATAATAACCGCAGAGAGTAAGCAGGCGGACATTGAGGAGTACCTTGTTAATGGAGTAATAGAGCTTGAAATCTTCCAGAAGGAAGGACGGCTTGAACGGGCTCTCAAAATAACCAAGTTCAGGGGAAGCGGTTTTGATAACGTTATACGCCCATACGAAATAACCGAGAGGGGGATGGTTGTTTACCCAGATAAGTCAGTAGTCTGA